From Musa acuminata AAA Group cultivar baxijiao chromosome BXJ3-8, Cavendish_Baxijiao_AAA, whole genome shotgun sequence, one genomic window encodes:
- the LOC135644318 gene encoding uncharacterized protein LOC135644318, whose translation MSDIDDEESTLELSILLPSADGFRRRKPAFFLPSKPKHFAVAWIDPDAKRSTKAFSPGDPSPKLHFPLSSRALCDPACTLTVQILSSRFPFRHAAAPRVEGSASVPLSSLPAGAGDTLTLLLNRPSGRPAGFVRLSVRILWCLGAAPPPLPLPLPEAPPIVECSDWAPMVATGFPVESGQMEFPMAEPNAPPVPGENAGAWRSFWVGLACGTLAMVLVGAAGLSEG comes from the coding sequence ATGTCCGACATCGACGATGAGGAATCCACCCTCGAACTGAGCATCCTTCTCCCCTCCGCCGACGGCTTCCGCCGAAGGAAGCCCGCCTTCTTCCTCCCTTCAAAGCCCAAACACTTCGCCGTGGCCTGGATCGACCCCGACGCCAAGCGATCCACCAAGGCCTTCTCCCCCGGTGACCCCAGCCCCAAGCTCCACTTCCCCCTCTCCTCCCGCGCCCTCTGCGACCCTGCATGCACCCTCACTGTCCAGATCCTCTCCTCCCGCTTCCCCTTCCGCCATGCCGCTGCCCCCAGGGTGGAGGGCTCCGCCTCCGTCCCCCTCTCCTCGCTCCCCGCTGGCGCTGGTGACACCCTCACTCTGCTGCTCAATCGCCCTTCCGGCCGCCCTGCCGGCTTCGTTCGCCTTTCCGTCCGCATACTCTGGTGTCTGGGGgcggcgccgccgccgctgcctctGCCGCTGCCAGAGGCTCCTCCAATAGTGGAGTGCTCTGATTGGGCACCAATGGTGGCTACTGGGTTTCCGGTGGAGAGCGGGCAAATGGAATTTCCCATGGCGGAGCCAAATGCGCCGCCGGTACCAGGTGAGAACGccggagcatggaggagtttttgGGTTGGATTGGCCTGTGGAACTCTTGCAATGGTGCTGGTGGGAGCTGCTGGATTGTCCGAAGGCTAA